The stretch of DNA TGCGTTGCGTCGTGCCAACCCCGCTCCAGGAGCGCGGCTCGCAGGTCGCGCCACGGCAGCGGCTCGCCGTGGCTGCGGCGGGAGCTCTTCACGAGGTAACGCGCGGGGTTCTTCGGCTTCGGACCGAAGTAGTCGTTGCTGCCGAAGACGAAGAGGCCCGGGATGTCGAGCAGCGGGCCGAGCGCGGCGACGGCGGCCGGCACGGCGCGCGGGTGGGCGAGGTTGTCGCCCGTGTTGACGACGAGGTCGGGCTCCAGCTCGGCGAGCTGGGCCACCCAGCGCTGCTTGCTGTGCTGCCGCGGTGTCAGGTGCAGGTCCGAGATGTGCAGCACGCGCAGCGGGCGCGCGCCCTCCGCGAGCACCGGGAGCGTCTTCTGCCGGAGGGTCCACCACCGGCGTTCGATACCCGCCGAGTACGCGAGGGTGGCCGCACCGGTGGTGGTCGCGCCCAGCGCGAGCCGAGCCCAGCTGTTCACAACTGCAGCGTACGTCGGACGGTGAGTGCATTAGCGTGCGCTCCCGTGAGCACCCTCAAGGAGCGGCTGCGGTCCGATCTGACCGCGGCGATGAAGTCCCGGGACGAGCTGGTGAAGGCCACCCTCCGGATGACGTTGACGGCCATCGGCAACGCCGAGGTGGCGGGCGACGCCGCGCGTCAGCTCGACGACGACGAGGTGCTCGCGATCATCCGCAAGGAGGCCAAGAAGCGCGCCGAGTCGGCCGAGGCGTTCGCCGGCGCCGGCCGCGACGAGCTGGCCGCCCAGGAGCGCGCGGAGGGCGAGGTGCTGGCCCGCTACCTGCCGGCCCAGCTGTCCGACGACGAGCTCACCCAGATCGCTCGCGCTGCCGTCGAGCAGACCGCGGCCGAGCTCGGCGAGCGGCCCGGTCCCCGCCAGATGGGGCAGGTCATGAAGCACGCCACCGCTGCCGCCGCCGGGCGGGCCGACGGCAAGCGCCTCGCGGCCGCGGTGCGGTCGCTCCTCACCTGACCCGCGAGAACGCTGGGGAGCCGTAGCCACGGCTCCCCAGCGTTGCCTCAGCTCTTGGCTTCCGCCTTCTTGCGCGGTGCCGCCTTGCGGCGGGCCGGTGCCTTCTTGGTGGTGGTGCCGGCCTTAGCCCTGCGCTCGGCCAGCAGCTCGCTCGCCCGCTCGTCGGTGATCTTCTCGACCTCGTCGCCCTTGCGGAGCGATGCGTTGGTCTCGCCATCCGTCACGTACGGGCCGAACCGGCCGTCCTTGATCACCATCGGCTTGCCGGTGGCGGAGTCCTTGCCGAGCTCGCGCAGCGCCGGGGTGGCCGCCGCCGTGCGCCTGCCCCGCTGCTTGGGCTGCTTGTACAGCTCGAGCGCCTCGTCGAGGGTGACCGTGAACAGCTGCTCCTCGCCCGCGAGCGAACGCGAGTCGGTGCCCTTCTTCAGGTACGGCCCGTAGCGGCCGTTCTGGGCGGTGATCTCCTCACCGCTCTCCGGATCGGTGCCCACCAGCCGCGGCAGCGAGAGCAGCTTCAGCGCCTCATCGAGCGTGACGGACTCGGTGGTCATCGACTTGAACAGCGAGCCCGTGCGCGGCTTGGGCTTCGCGGGGGCCTTCTTCCGGCCGTTGGTCTCGGCCGGCGCCTCCGGGTCCGGGAGGATCTCGGTGACGTAGGGCCCGTAGCGGCCCTCCTTGGCCACGATCTCGTGCCCGGTGACCGGGTCGACGCCCAGCGAGCGCCCCTCCTGCGGCACGGCGAACAGCTGCTCGGCGACCTCGGGCGTGAGCTCGTCCGGCGGCAGGTCGTCGGGCAGGTTGGCCCGCTGCGACTCGCCGTCCCGCACGCGCTCGAGGTAGGGCCCGTAGCGGCCGACGCGCACCACGACGTCGTCGAACACCGGCACGGAGTTGATCTCGCGGGCGTCGATCTCCTCGAGGTTGACGCCCACCAGCTTCTTCAGGCCACCGGAGCGCGCGACCGAGCCCTCACGGCCCTGGTCGGCGCCGAAGTAGAAGCCCGACAGCCATTCGGTGCGGCGCTGGGTGCCCTGCGCGATCGCGTCGAGCTCGTCCTCCATCGCGGCGGTGAAGTCGTAGTCGACCAGCCGGCCGAAGTGGTGCTCCAGCAGCCCCACCACGGCGAACGCGATCCAGGACGGCACGAGTGCCTGCCCCTTCTTCCACACGTAGCCGCGGTCCTGGATGGTCTTGATGATCGACGAGTACGTCGAGGGACGGCCGATGCCGAGGTCCTCGAGCGCCTTGATCAGGCTCGGCTCCGTGTAGCGCGCGGGCGGGCTGGTGGTGTGGCCCTCCGGGCGCAGCTCGGCCGCCGTGAGCGGCTGCCCCTTCACCAGCTCGGGCAGCCGCGACTCGGCGTCGTCGGCCTGGCCGTCGCTGCCCTCGTCGAGCGTCTCGACGTAGGCCTTGAGGAAGCCGGCGAACGTGATCGTCCGGCCCGACGCGGCGAACGTGACGTCCTCGCCGGTGGCGGCCGTCCCGGAGATCCGGACGCTCACGGTGGTGCCGCGGGCGTCGGCCATCTGCGAGGCCACCGTGCGCTGCCAGATCAGCTCGTAGAGCCGGAAGTCGTCACCGTCGACCTCACGGGCGATCTCACCGGGCGTGCGGAAGGTGTCGCCCGCGGGCCGGATGGCCTCGTGGGCCTCCTGCGCGTTCTTCACCTTGCGCGTGTACTGCCGCGGCTGCGGCGAGACGTACTCGGCGCCGTACAGCTCGCGGGCCTGGGTGCGCGCCGCCTGGATGGCCGTCTCCGACAGCGTCGTGGAGTCGGTGCGCAGGTAGGTGATGTAGCCGTTCTCGTAGAGGCGCTGCGCGCTGCGCATCGTGCGGTCGGCCGAGAACCGCAGCTTGCGGCCGGCCTCCTGCTGCAGCGTGGAGGTCATGAACGGCGCGTACGGCTTGCGCGTGTAGGGCTTCGACTCGACGGACTCGACCGCGAGGTCGCGATCCTGCAGCGCCTCCGCGAGCCGGCGCGCGCTCGCCTCGTCCAGCGCCCGGGCGGCGTCCTTCCGGCCCGAGTTCTTCAGCTGCCCGTCGGCGCCGAAGTCGCGGCCCGTGGCGACCCGGATCCCGTCGACGGCGACCAGCCGCGCCGGGAACTGCCGCGGAGAGGCCTCGGCGCCCGCGTCCATCTGTGCGGCGATGTCCCAGTAGGACGCCGGGACGAACGCCATCCGCTCGCGCTCGCGCTGCACGATGATCCGCGTGGCCACCGACTGCACCCGGCCCGCCGAGAGCTTCGGCATGACCTTCTTCCACAGCACGGGGGAGACCTCGTAGCCGTAGAGGCGGTCCAGGATGCGTCGGGTCTCCTGCGCGTCGACGAGGTCGTGGTCGAGATCGCGCAGGTTCTCGACGGCCGCGCGGATGGCCGACTCGCTGATCTCGTGGAAGACCATCCGGCGCACCGGGATCTTCGGCTTGAGCGTGTCGAGCAGGTGCCAGGCGATGGCCTCGCCCTCGCGGTCGGGGTCCGTGGCGAGCAGGATCTCGTCGACCGACTTCAGAGCGTCCTTGAGCTCGGCGACCTTGCCCTTCTTCTCCGGCGTGATGACGTAGAGCGGCGCGAACTGGTTGTCGACGTCGACGCCCAGCCGGGCCCACGGCTCGCCCTTGTACTTGGCCGGGACGTCGGCCGCCCCGCGCGGCAGGTCGCGGATGTGCCCGACCGAGGCCTCCACTACGTAGTCGCGGCCGAGGTACTGCTGGATCTTCTTGGCCTTCGTGCCGGACTCGACGATCACCAACCGTCGCAGCGGCCGCCCGTTGGCGGGGCCGGTGGACGTGCCGGTACCCCGGCCGCCGCCCGCCGTGCGGCCACCGCCCGTGCCCTTTTCGGTCGCGGGCTTCGCACTCGTCGTTCCGGTTGCCACCTGGTCCTACTCCATCGTCTACGGACGTGCCGCGAGCGCCTGCCGTCGGCACGCGCACCGGACGTCCCCGATGCCCGCCGCGCCGGCTGCACGGGGGGCCAGGACACCGAGTATGCGTGGCCCTGGAACCGGCTTTCGCCGGAACCCTGCGTTCGCACACCCACCCGCTGTGTCACGCTCGTCACATTCAGCTGCGGAACCGGGGAGGGACCGACGTGCTGCCGACCTACGCCGCGCGAGCCTAACCATCCCGTCAAGACGCCGTTCTACCCCAGTACCGTGGCCACTCGGCCGTCGCGGCCCCCGGCGGGACCGGCCCGACCAGCTCCACCAGCCGTGCGACGCGGCGCGTGCCGCTGATCCGCAGGGCCGCTCCGTCCCCCACGCGAGCAGGCGGAAGGCCCGCCCGGGTGGCGGCCGCGATGAGCGGCAGGTGCGTCTCGGGGGCGTCCGGGTCGAGGTCCAGCAGGTAGCCACCCCTCCCATCGGGACGGCCCGCCGCAAGTGCCCACATGCGTAACGTCGGGCCGTCGAGTTGCCATCCCTCCGGAACGCATTTCGGCGCTCCCCGCGTCCACGCCTTCGCCAGGCCCACCAGGTCGCACCGGAACGCCGTGCGCAGGGCGAGCGCACCCGACTCCGTGCGGACGGTGGTGACCGGGATGCCGGTTGCCGCGCACGCGGTGCCGACCGCGGGCGCGCGGGCGGGATCGGGCAGGACGATCGAGAGCCTGGCCTGGTCACCGGCTCCGAACCGCGCGATCTGCCCCGGACCGCAGAGCAGCCCCGCCAGGTCGCTCACCTGTGGCGGCCGCGCCTCCGCTGAGAACATCGACAGCTGCGACACGCAGCGCAGAGTAGAACACCTGTTCGATGTGTGGTACCGGGACGCGCCGATCCGTTCTGCTCAGCGGGGCGCACCCGTCGCCAGTGCCGACAGTCGCCGGCACTGCGCCGCACCTTCCGCTGCCCGGAACAGGCGGGGCGCGGCGGTGAGGTCGCCGAGCGGGTTCGGCGGGGTGACCGCCGACACCTTCGACTCCACCTGTGCAAGGGTCGCCATGAAGGCCGCGGGATCGTCCGGGTTCATGGCGTCCACCGTGGTCTTGGCGCCGCCGAGGTCCTTCTCGAGCTTCCCCAGCGCATCCCGTGCTCGGCGGGCGGCCTCGTCGCCTCCGGGCTCCGGTGCCCGGCCCGCCTCCGCGAGCCGCGTCTGGCCCTGCTGGGCCCCCCTGACGACGGTCTCCAGGTAGGAGCTGACCGTGCGCTGGACGGCTGGGAGGTCGCTCGTGCGCGAGAAGTCCGGCGCGGACGTGGCGGGCACGGCGAAGCTCAGGACCGCGCCGCAGACGCGATCGGCCCACGCGGCCGGATCGCTTCCCGGGCCTTCTGCCGGCACCGGCGACGAGTCGGCGGCCGCTGAGCCGTCGACCGTGGTGGTGCAACCTGCGGTGAGCAGCACCGCAGTGGCCAGGACCCCGATCAGAGCGCACCCGCGCCGGGACGAGCGGGTCATGCGGTCACCTCCCGACTTCACGCGCGATCTGCTGGCAGCCGGCTGCCTCCTTGCCCGCCTGCGCGAGCTCGGGATAGCGCTGCAGGTCGGCCATCGGGCTGCTCGCGAGCCGCTTCACCGACTCGACCGCGGCGGGCACCTCGCGCTGCAGCTCCTGCCGGTTGTTGATGTCGACGCGTTCGATGCGCGCACGGGCGTCCCGGTAGGACGCCTGCATCGTCTTCAGCGTGCTGCTCAACCGACCGACGATCTCGTCGCCGCCCGCGATGGGCGCCGGCCCGGCCGCGTCCATCCCGCTGATCGCCGTGCCGGCACTCTTCTCCGACTCGGTGAGCCAGTCGTCGATGTCCCGCACCAGGGTCGCCGCATCCGGCGCCGCGGCCGGCTTCGGCGGCGATGCCGCCGCTTTGAGGTACGGCAGGAGCGAGCCGCAGATCTGGTCGACCCACGCCACGGTGCCCTGCCCGGCTGCCACGCTGTCGGCGGAGGCGGCTCCCGACACGGCGGTGGTGCAACCACCGCTGAGCGCCAGGGCCGCGACGGCCGGAAGGAGGAAGGCGGGCGGGGTGATACGGGGCATTCGGCTGCTCCCGGCGCTGAGGACACGGTCACCCGACAGTGTGCCCGTCCGCCGCGCGCGCTCCACAGGAGCCCTCCGACCGCAGCGACGAGCGGTGTCCTCCATCAGCCCGCCGGTGTGGTGGTCACGCGGAGCTGCCGGCAGCTCCCGGCCTGCTCGCTCGCCGCACCGAGCTCCTCGCTCGCGCGCATCCCCTCCGTGGGCGCGGGGAGGTTGTGCAGCTCCTGCAACGGAGCCAGCGCCGCCGGGACGGCCGTCGCGAACTGCGCCGGATCGGACACGTCGACGGTGGCGAGCTGGGTGCGCGCCGCCTCGAAACCGCCCCGGATGCCGCGCAGGGCCTCCTCGAGGCGGCCGACGTAGTCGTCGCCGCCGTCGACGGGGGACGAGCCGACGCCGTCCAGCGCGGTGAGGGAACGCTGCAGCTCCTCGGACGTCGCCCCGAGGTACCGATCCAGCTCCTGCACCGCGGCCGCCGGATCGCCGCGGTTGATGTGCGGGCTCGTCGTGGCTGCCCGGGTGAAGCCGGAGAGCGCCTCGCACACCTGGTCGGTCCAGGCCACGGCCTGCTCGCTCGGCGCGGCGGGGCCGCCGCACCCGGCGACGAGCGCCGCGAGCGCGGCGGCGGTGCAGCTGATCCTGCGCGTTCTCATGAGTCCTCCCGGGGCTGGCGCTTGCCCTTCCAACGACGGAGGCCGTCCACCCGTACGGGTGAACGGCCTCCGGTTGGGCAGATGCGCTCAGCTGACCGTGCTCTCCGCCGGGGTGTCGGCGATGGAGGTGGAACGGCGCTTCGACACCACGACCGCCCCGACGATGATCGCCACGGCGACCAGCGCGATCACGATGCGGATCGGGGTGGATGCCGAGTCGCCGACCGAGAACGTCACGATGGCCGGGGCGATCAGCACCGAGACCAGGTTCATCACCTTGATCAGCGGGTTGATGGCCGGGCCCGCGGTGTCCTTGAACGGGTCGCCGACGGTGTCACCGATGACGGTGGCCTCGTGCGCAGGCGAGTTCTTGCCACCGTGGTGACCGTCCTCGACGAGCTTCTTCGCGTTGTCCCACGCGCCACCCGAGTTGGCCAGGAAGATGGCCATCAGGGTGCCGGTAGCGATGGCGCCTGCGAGGTACCCCGCGAGCGGGCCCACGCCGAGGCCGAAGCCGACGGCGATCGGCGCGAAGATCGCCAGCAGGCCGGGGGTGGCCAGCTCGCGCAGCGAGTCGCGGGTGCAGATGTCCACGACGCGGCCGTACTCGGGGCGGACGGTGCCCTCCATGATCCCGGGGTCCTCCCGGAACTGCCGGCGGACCTCGAACACGATCGCTCCCGCCGCGCGCGTGACGGCGTTGATCGCGAGCCCGGAGAACATGAACACGACGCTCGCACCGATGATCACACCGACGAGCGTGTTTGGCGCGAACACCTCGAAGGCGAACGCGGTGCCCGCGTCGGCGAGCGTGCCGCCTGCCTCGGTGAGCGCCTGGTTGATCGCGTCGCGGTAGGACCCGAACAGGGCCGTGGCGGCGAGCACCGCCGTGGCGATCGCAATGCCCTTCGTGATGGCCTTGGTGGTGTTGCCCACCGCGTCCAGCTCGGTGAGGATGCCGACCCCGTCGCCCTCGACGTCGCCGGACATCTCGGCGATGCCCTGCGCGTTGTCGGAGACCGGGCCGAAGGTGTCCATCGCGACGATCACGCCGACCGTGGTGAGCAGGCCGGTGCCGGCGAGCGCCACGGCGAACAGCGCCACCGTGATCGACCCGGTGGCGAGCGTGAACGCCCCGAACACCGCCGCGCTGATCACGAGCGCGGTGTAGACGGCCGACTCGAAGCCGATCGAGATTCCGGCGAGGATGACGGTGGCCGCACCGGTGAGCGAGGACTCGCCCACCGTCTTGACCGGCTTGTCCTCGGTGCCGGTGAAGTAGCCGGTGAGCCAGAGGATCACGCCGGCCAGCACGATGCCGATGATCACCGCGACCGATGCGATCACGCGCGGGTCGGAGCCGGCCATGGCGGTGACGACGCTGGCGTCGCTCGGCGAGGTCAGCGCGTCGAAGCTCGACGGCAGGTACACGAAGGCGGCGATCACGCACAGCACGGCCGAGATGACCGCGGAGATGTAGAAGCTGCGGTTGATGGCCTTGAGGCCGCCCTCGCCCTCCCGGGCGCGCGTGATGTAGACACCGACGACGGCGGTGAGCACACCGATGGCCGGCACGATCAGCGGGAACAGCAGGCCCTGCTGGCCGAACGCCGCCGTGCCCAGGATCAACGCGGCGACCAGGGTGACCGCGTACGACTCGAACAGGTCGGCGGCCATGCCGGCGCAGTCGCCGACGTTGTCGCCCACGTTGTCGGCGATCGTGGCCGCGTTGCGCGGGTCGTCCTCGGGGATGCCCTGCTCGACCTTGCCGACGAGGTCGGCGCCGACGTCGGCGGCCTTGGTGAAGATGCCACCGCCGACACGCATGAACATCGCGAGCAGCGCGGCCCCGAACCCGAAGCCTTCGAGCACCTTCGGGGCCTGGCCGGTGTAGACGAGCACCACGACCGCGGCACCGAACAGGCCGAGGCCGACGGTGAACATGCCCACCACGCCGCCGGTGCGGAACGCGATGCGCATGGCCTTCTCGCGGCCGCCCTCCTCGCGGGCGGCGGCGGCGACCCGGATGTTGGCCCGGGTGGCGAGCCACATGCCCAGGTATCCGATTGTCGCGGAGAACACGGCGCCGATGACGAAGAAGATCGACCGCCCCACGCGCTCGCCGATGTCGCCCGGCAGGGCGAACAGCAGTACGAACACGATCACGACGAAGATGCCGAGCGTGCGGAACTGGCGGTTGAGGTACGCCGCGGCGCCTTCCTGGACCGCTCGACCGATGTCCTGCATCTTGGAGGTGCCCTCGCCGGCAGCGAGAACCTCCCGGAGCAGGACGAAGCCGATGGCCAGTGCGGCGAGCGCGACCACCGCGACCACGCCGACGATGGCGTAGTCGCCCCCCGCGAGCGTCAGATCGCTCGCGGCGAGGGTGGACACGTACATCCGTCCTCCTGGTCAGTAATGAAATGGGCCAGGGAACACGGACGGCAACCCTGGCGTCTGGAGAAACCCGTCGCCCCACGTGGGCGCGGTACAGGCGCGTGCAGTGTAAGTGTGTGGCTTTCGACACCGCGCAGTGAGTCCCCTCACCGCCGCATGGTCGAACCGCAGGCCTCGCAGGCACCGGCGGGGTGGACGTCGGTGTGGTGTGCCAACCTCGGGCACCGTGGGTGACGTGCGCGAACCGGAGGGGCGGGGCGAGGCGCTGCTGCGCCGGGTGCTCGCCGGATCCGAGGCGCCCTCCGCCGGCGACGCGACCCCGCTGCGGCACGCCGTGCGGCTCCCGTCGCGGGCCGGGCGGACCGCGCCCTGGCCGGGGTGGGTGCCGCCCGGGCTGCGCGAGGCGTGGCAGCGCCAGGGAGTGCCGGCCCCGTGGACCCACCAGGCCGAGGCCGCCGAGCTGGCCTGGGCGGGCCGCGACGTGGCGGTGGCCACCGGGACGGCGTCGGGCAAGTCGCTCGCCTACCAGCTGCCCGTGCTCGCGCGGTTCGCCCACGACCCCAAGGCCACCGCCCTCTACCTCTCGCCCACCAAGGCGCTCGCAGCCGATCAGCTGCGGGCGCTCGACGCGCTCGCGGTGCCCGACGTGCGCCCGGCCCCGTTCGACGGCGACACCCCCACCGACGCGCGCGACTGGGCCCGCCGCCACGGCCGCTGGCTGTTCAGCAACCCGGACATGCTGCACCGCGCGATGCTGCCGAGGCACAGCCAGTGGGCGATGTTCCTGCGGAGGCTGCAGTTCGTGGTGGTGGACGAGTGCCACACCTACCGCGGCGTGTTCGGTTCGCACGTGGCCCTGCTGCTGCGCAGGCTCCTGCGGGTGTGTGCGCGCTACGGCTCGCGTCCCACGCTCGTGCTCGCATCGGCCACGGTGGCCGAGCCCGCGGCGTTCGCAGCGCGGCTCACCGGGAGGCAGGTCGCGGCGGTGACCGAGGACGGATCGCCCGCAGCGGGGCGCACCGTGGCCCTGTGGGAGCCACCCCTGCTCCCCGAGCTGACCGGTGAGAACGGAGCACCGGTGCGCAGGCCCGCCGGTGGGGAGGCCGCGCGGATGCTCGCCGACCTGGTGCTCGAGGGTGCGCGCACGCTCGTGTTCGTGCGCTCCCGGCGCGGCGCGGAGGTGGCGGCGCTCACCGCCCAACGGCTGCTCGCCGACGTCGACCCCGGCCTCCCACCCCGCGTGGCCGCCTACCGCGGTGGCTACCTCCCCGAGGAGCGGCGTGCGCTCGAGGCCGCGCTGGCCGGCGGCGAGCTCCTCGGGATGGCCACCACCAACGCACTCGAGCTCGGCGTGGACATCGCAGGCCTCGACGCCGTGGTGGTGGCCGGCTTCCCGGGCACCCGCGCGTCGTTCTGGCAGCAGTCCGGGCGTGCCGGCCGGGCTCGTGACGAGGCCCTCGTGGTGCTCGTGGCGCGCGACGACCCCATGGACACCTATCTCGTGCACCACCCGGAAGCCCTCCTCGGCGCCCCGGTGGAGGGCTGCGTGCTCGATCCGGGGAACCCGTACGTGCTGGGCCCGCAGCTCGTCTGCGCCGCTGCCGAGCTGCCCCTGACCGAGGACGACGTGCGCGACGTCTTCGGTGGCTCCGCCGCCGCTGCGGTGCTCGACGAGCTCGTGGCCGACGGGGTGCTGCGGCGGAGGCCGACCGGCTGGTACTGGCCCTCCACCAGGGAGCGCCCCGCCGGCGCGGTGGACATCAGGGGCTCCGGCCT from Pseudonocardia cypriaca encodes:
- a CDS encoding metallophosphoesterase, encoding MNSWARLALGATTTGAATLAYSAGIERRWWTLRQKTLPVLAEGARPLRVLHISDLHLTPRQHSKQRWVAQLAELEPDLVVNTGDNLAHPRAVPAAVAALGPLLDIPGLFVFGSNDYFGPKPKNPARYLVKSSRRSHGEPLPWRDLRAALLERGWHDATHARVDLTVGGLEVAAAGVDDPHLGLDRYDRVAGRRDGAALRLGLTHSPEPRVLDRFAADGYDLVLAGHTHGGQLRVPGIGALVTNCGIDRSRARGASRWGAHTWLHVSAGLGTSPFAPVRFACPPEASLLTLVPRPSLAAAARATPASAPADVS
- a CDS encoding DEAD/DEAH box helicase — encoded protein: MREPEGRGEALLRRVLAGSEAPSAGDATPLRHAVRLPSRAGRTAPWPGWVPPGLREAWQRQGVPAPWTHQAEAAELAWAGRDVAVATGTASGKSLAYQLPVLARFAHDPKATALYLSPTKALAADQLRALDALAVPDVRPAPFDGDTPTDARDWARRHGRWLFSNPDMLHRAMLPRHSQWAMFLRRLQFVVVDECHTYRGVFGSHVALLLRRLLRVCARYGSRPTLVLASATVAEPAAFAARLTGRQVAAVTEDGSPAAGRTVALWEPPLLPELTGENGAPVRRPAGGEAARMLADLVLEGARTLVFVRSRRGAEVAALTAQRLLADVDPGLPPRVAAYRGGYLPEERRALEAALAGGELLGMATTNALELGVDIAGLDAVVVAGFPGTRASFWQQSGRAGRARDEALVVLVARDDPMDTYLVHHPEALLGAPVEGCVLDPGNPYVLGPQLVCAAAELPLTEDDVRDVFGGSAAAAVLDELVADGVLRRRPTGWYWPSTRERPAGAVDIRGSGLGQVAVVEAGTGRMLGTADGASAPATVHSGAVYLHRGETYLVQELDLEAGVAVVAAADPGFRTDARSTADVEVARVLAHRDLGPVRVSFGEVTVTSQVVEYLRRAPDGTVLATVPLDLPEQVLRTRGVWYDVDEEALVAAGVPPIRIPGALHAAEHAAIGLLPLFAICDRWDVGGMSTALHPHTGRPTVFVHDGHPGGAGFAERGHAVLGRWLAATRAAIADCECRTGCPSCVQSPKCGNGNAPLDKSGALAVLDVVLGALGESPAAAGAPARRPGPSMGLASR
- the topA gene encoding type I DNA topoisomerase, with product MIVESGTKAKKIQQYLGRDYVVEASVGHIRDLPRGAADVPAKYKGEPWARLGVDVDNQFAPLYVITPEKKGKVAELKDALKSVDEILLATDPDREGEAIAWHLLDTLKPKIPVRRMVFHEISESAIRAAVENLRDLDHDLVDAQETRRILDRLYGYEVSPVLWKKVMPKLSAGRVQSVATRIIVQRERERMAFVPASYWDIAAQMDAGAEASPRQFPARLVAVDGIRVATGRDFGADGQLKNSGRKDAARALDEASARRLAEALQDRDLAVESVESKPYTRKPYAPFMTSTLQQEAGRKLRFSADRTMRSAQRLYENGYITYLRTDSTTLSETAIQAARTQARELYGAEYVSPQPRQYTRKVKNAQEAHEAIRPAGDTFRTPGEIAREVDGDDFRLYELIWQRTVASQMADARGTTVSVRISGTAATGEDVTFAASGRTITFAGFLKAYVETLDEGSDGQADDAESRLPELVKGQPLTAAELRPEGHTTSPPARYTEPSLIKALEDLGIGRPSTYSSIIKTIQDRGYVWKKGQALVPSWIAFAVVGLLEHHFGRLVDYDFTAAMEDELDAIAQGTQRRTEWLSGFYFGADQGREGSVARSGGLKKLVGVNLEEIDAREINSVPVFDDVVVRVGRYGPYLERVRDGESQRANLPDDLPPDELTPEVAEQLFAVPQEGRSLGVDPVTGHEIVAKEGRYGPYVTEILPDPEAPAETNGRKKAPAKPKPRTGSLFKSMTTESVTLDEALKLLSLPRLVGTDPESGEEITAQNGRYGPYLKKGTDSRSLAGEEQLFTVTLDEALELYKQPKQRGRRTAAATPALRELGKDSATGKPMVIKDGRFGPYVTDGETNASLRKGDEVEKITDERASELLAERRAKAGTTTKKAPARRKAAPRKKAEAKS
- a CDS encoding sodium-translocating pyrophosphatase, producing the protein MYVSTLAASDLTLAGGDYAIVGVVAVVALAALAIGFVLLREVLAAGEGTSKMQDIGRAVQEGAAAYLNRQFRTLGIFVVIVFVLLFALPGDIGERVGRSIFFVIGAVFSATIGYLGMWLATRANIRVAAAAREEGGREKAMRIAFRTGGVVGMFTVGLGLFGAAVVVLVYTGQAPKVLEGFGFGAALLAMFMRVGGGIFTKAADVGADLVGKVEQGIPEDDPRNAATIADNVGDNVGDCAGMAADLFESYAVTLVAALILGTAAFGQQGLLFPLIVPAIGVLTAVVGVYITRAREGEGGLKAINRSFYISAVISAVLCVIAAFVYLPSSFDALTSPSDASVVTAMAGSDPRVIASVAVIIGIVLAGVILWLTGYFTGTEDKPVKTVGESSLTGAATVILAGISIGFESAVYTALVISAAVFGAFTLATGSITVALFAVALAGTGLLTTVGVIVAMDTFGPVSDNAQGIAEMSGDVEGDGVGILTELDAVGNTTKAITKGIAIATAVLAATALFGSYRDAINQALTEAGGTLADAGTAFAFEVFAPNTLVGVIIGASVVFMFSGLAINAVTRAAGAIVFEVRRQFREDPGIMEGTVRPEYGRVVDICTRDSLRELATPGLLAIFAPIAVGFGLGVGPLAGYLAGAIATGTLMAIFLANSGGAWDNAKKLVEDGHHGGKNSPAHEATVIGDTVGDPFKDTAGPAINPLIKVMNLVSVLIAPAIVTFSVGDSASTPIRIVIALVAVAIIVGAVVVSKRRSTSIADTPAESTVS
- a CDS encoding GatB/YqeY domain-containing protein codes for the protein MSTLKERLRSDLTAAMKSRDELVKATLRMTLTAIGNAEVAGDAARQLDDDEVLAIIRKEAKKRAESAEAFAGAGRDELAAQERAEGEVLARYLPAQLSDDELTQIARAAVEQTAAELGERPGPRQMGQVMKHATAAAAGRADGKRLAAAVRSLLT